In the genome of Streptomyces pactum, one region contains:
- a CDS encoding LysR family transcriptional regulator → MLNLDRLRTLHAVARHGSVSGAADGLHVTTSAVSQQLSKLERETGQQLLAKNGRGVRLTDAGRLLADHAARILSQVELAQSDLEAQRGQAVGELLLGAFPTAARGLLPQALTTLRAEHPQLRTRLLEMEPDASVPSVVRGDIDLAVVLDWYNKPLPMPGGLVKAALMDDPADVAIPADHPLADRDEVDLEDFAADEWISWPNGFCYDWLMFTLRGKGIEPRISHTAEEHATQMALIAAGLGVAVAPRLGRGPVPDQVRVVPVRHSMRRHIYAIWRADADRRPSIRAAVEALRAAGTPLGA, encoded by the coding sequence ATGTTGAACCTGGATCGCCTGCGCACCCTGCACGCCGTGGCCCGCCACGGCTCGGTGAGCGGTGCCGCGGACGGACTGCACGTCACCACCTCCGCCGTCTCCCAGCAGCTGTCGAAGCTCGAACGCGAGACCGGCCAGCAGCTGCTGGCCAAGAACGGGCGCGGGGTACGGCTCACCGACGCCGGACGCCTCCTCGCCGACCACGCCGCCCGCATCCTGTCGCAGGTCGAGCTCGCCCAGTCCGATCTGGAGGCACAGCGCGGACAGGCGGTCGGCGAGCTGCTGCTCGGCGCCTTCCCGACCGCCGCCCGGGGCCTGCTGCCGCAGGCCCTCACCACGCTCCGCGCCGAGCACCCGCAACTGCGCACCCGGCTGCTGGAGATGGAGCCGGACGCGTCGGTGCCGAGCGTGGTGCGCGGCGACATCGACCTCGCCGTGGTGCTCGACTGGTACAACAAGCCGCTGCCGATGCCCGGCGGCCTGGTCAAGGCCGCGCTGATGGACGACCCGGCGGACGTGGCGATCCCCGCCGACCACCCGCTCGCCGACCGGGACGAGGTGGATCTGGAGGACTTCGCCGCCGACGAGTGGATCTCCTGGCCCAACGGGTTCTGCTACGACTGGCTGATGTTCACCCTGCGCGGCAAGGGCATCGAGCCGCGCATCTCGCACACCGCCGAGGAGCACGCCACCCAGATGGCGCTGATCGCCGCCGGCCTCGGTGTCGCCGTCGCCCCCCGACTGGGCCGCGGACCCGTCCCCGACCAGGTGCGGGTGGTGCCGGTACGGCACAGCATGCGGCGCCATATTTATGCCATCTGGCGCGCCGACGCCGACCGCAGGCCCTCCATCCGGGCGGCGGTGGAGGCGCTGCGGGCGGCGGGCACCCCGCTCGGCGCCTGA